Proteins from a single region of Butyrivibrio fibrisolvens:
- a CDS encoding aldo/keto reductase yields the protein MYVAKENRYETMKYNRCGKSGLLLPAVSLGLWHNFGDTSSYANMVDLCLTAFDNGITHFDLANNYGPSDGAAEKNFGRILKEYLLPYRDEMIISTKAGYYMWPGPYGDHGSRKYLIASIDQSLKRMGLDYVDIFYHHRPDPDTPLEETMLALADIVRSGKALYVGLSNYDGPRLEEATQILDDLHVPFIINQNRYNILDRTIEKNGLKETSKRLGKGIICFSPLAQGMLTDRYFNGIPADSRIKTDGRFLKEDQISEEKIDKLKKMNDIASDRGQTLAEMALAWCLKDDSITSVIIGASKTSQILDNIKAAEKTSFTKEELEAIDALSF from the coding sequence ATGTACGTAGCAAAAGAAAACAGATATGAAACAATGAAATACAACAGATGTGGAAAGTCAGGCCTGTTATTACCAGCTGTATCATTAGGATTATGGCATAATTTCGGCGACACAAGCAGTTACGCCAATATGGTCGACCTCTGCCTCACAGCATTCGATAATGGCATCACACACTTTGATCTTGCCAATAATTATGGCCCAAGTGACGGTGCTGCCGAGAAGAACTTCGGAAGAATACTAAAAGAATACCTGTTGCCATACAGGGATGAGATGATCATTTCTACCAAAGCCGGCTACTATATGTGGCCGGGACCTTATGGAGACCATGGAAGCAGGAAATATCTCATCGCAAGTATCGACCAGTCACTTAAAAGAATGGGACTTGATTATGTTGATATATTCTACCATCATCGTCCTGATCCCGATACTCCTCTGGAAGAGACTATGTTGGCTCTTGCTGATATCGTAAGATCAGGCAAGGCTCTTTATGTTGGCCTTTCAAACTACGACGGCCCGCGTCTTGAAGAGGCAACACAGATACTTGATGATCTTCACGTTCCTTTCATAATCAACCAGAACCGTTATAACATCCTGGATAGAACTATTGAGAAGAATGGCCTTAAAGAAACTTCAAAACGCCTTGGAAAGGGCATCATCTGTTTTTCGCCGCTTGCACAGGGCATGCTCACAGACAGATATTTTAATGGTATCCCTGCAGACAGTCGCATAAAGACTGACGGAAGATTCTTAAAAGAAGACCAGATTTCAGAGGAAAAGATAGATAAGCTTAAGAAAATGAACGACATCGCATCAGATAGAGGCCAGACACTTGCTGAAATGGCGCTTGCATGGTGCTTAAAAGATGATAGCATTACGTCTGTGATCATAGGCGCTTCCAAGACATCACAGATACTTGATAATATCAAAGCAGCCGAGAAAACTTCATTTACAAAAGAAGAGCTTGAGGCTATTGATGCGCTGTCATTTTAA
- a CDS encoding alpha/beta hydrolase: MRKNGCVAVGDTDMYYVAFGEGQKTLVVLPGLSDGLWTVNGKAWLLAGSYKKFFKDYTVYMFSRKNNLPKDYSIKEMADDQAMAMKNLGIEKAIVMGVSQGGMVSQFLTANYPDLVEKLILVVTAPYANDIIKSVVTKWIDMTSNDTHTNLMLDTAEKVYTRAYNEKNKKILPLVARITKPASYDRFLTNANAILNFDAREELTKIKCKTYIMAGNKDNTVGNDAPYELKAGIADSELIIFDGLGHGLFEEDKNFYNKVLDCCDAIQGETL, encoded by the coding sequence ATGCGTAAGAATGGTTGTGTGGCAGTAGGTGATACAGATATGTATTATGTGGCCTTCGGCGAAGGCCAAAAGACACTGGTTGTTTTGCCTGGCTTATCAGATGGATTGTGGACTGTAAATGGTAAGGCATGGCTACTGGCAGGCTCATATAAAAAATTTTTTAAAGATTACACAGTCTATATGTTCAGCAGAAAGAACAATCTTCCGAAGGATTATTCCATAAAAGAGATGGCTGATGATCAGGCAATGGCCATGAAGAATCTTGGAATAGAAAAGGCAATAGTGATGGGAGTATCTCAAGGAGGAATGGTATCACAGTTCCTTACAGCAAACTATCCTGATCTTGTAGAAAAACTAATACTTGTTGTTACAGCTCCATATGCCAACGATATTATAAAGAGCGTGGTAACAAAGTGGATTGATATGACCAGCAATGACACTCATACCAATCTTATGCTTGATACGGCGGAGAAGGTTTATACCAGGGCGTATAACGAAAAGAATAAGAAAATCCTTCCTTTAGTAGCAAGAATAACCAAGCCAGCAAGTTATGACAGATTTCTTACAAATGCCAATGCGATATTAAACTTCGATGCCAGAGAGGAACTTACCAAAATAAAGTGCAAGACTTATATCATGGCAGGCAATAAAGATAACACTGTTGGAAATGATGCTCCTTATGAGCTGAAGGCTGGTATTGCTGATAGTGAATTAATAATTTTTGATGGTCTTGGACATGGCCTTTTTGAAGAAGATAAGAATTTCTATAATAAAGTATTAGATTGTTGTGACGCTATACAAGGAGAGACTTTGTAG
- a CDS encoding arsenate reductase family protein yields the protein MNIQIFGTKKCNDTKKAERFFKERNIKYQFIDLKEKSMSKGELTSVANAVGGVMNIVNPDAKDKDTVALIQYIADEDKFDKLLENQQIIKTPVVRNGRQATLGYQPDVWKKWE from the coding sequence ATGAACATCCAGATTTTTGGCACCAAAAAGTGCAATGATACCAAGAAAGCCGAGCGTTTCTTTAAGGAGCGCAATATCAAATACCAATTTATCGACCTGAAAGAAAAGAGCATGAGCAAAGGTGAACTGACTTCCGTTGCAAATGCTGTTGGCGGTGTCATGAATATAGTCAATCCTGATGCAAAGGATAAGGACACAGTAGCACTGATCCAGTACATTGCTGATGAAGATAAGTTTGATAAGCTTTTAGAGAATCAGCAGATCATAAAGACACCTGTGGTCAGAAATGGCAGACAGGCAACCCTCGGTTATCAGCCTGATGTATGGAAGAAGTGGGAGTAA
- a CDS encoding methylated-DNA--[protein]-cysteine S-methyltransferase, which translates to MRTREEALAYGLSFEYTYQEAPFHDQNWQLIRVKPSKKAFLWTYEKDGQICLNLKCDPEWRDFWRNTYKSVQPAYHQNKEHWNTVILDGSIPDEDIKRMIAESYDLVTDSPTRRIYEAVKKIPKGKVATYAQIAKMAGNPKMCRAVGNALHKNPDFENIPCYRVVNSKGELAGEYAFGGAWAQKELLEADGIEVIDGKVDLSKYAIEI; encoded by the coding sequence ATGCGAACACGAGAAGAGGCTTTGGCTTATGGTTTATCATTTGAATATACCTATCAAGAGGCTCCATTTCATGATCAGAACTGGCAACTTATAAGAGTTAAGCCCAGCAAGAAGGCCTTCTTATGGACGTATGAAAAGGATGGACAGATATGCCTGAATCTTAAATGTGACCCGGAATGGAGGGATTTTTGGAGGAATACATATAAATCTGTACAACCTGCTTATCATCAGAACAAAGAGCACTGGAATACAGTTATTCTGGATGGTTCTATTCCCGATGAAGATATCAAAAGGATGATAGCAGAAAGCTATGACCTTGTTACAGACTCTCCAACAAGGCGCATATACGAAGCGGTAAAAAAGATCCCAAAAGGAAAAGTCGCAACCTATGCTCAGATAGCGAAGATGGCCGGAAATCCTAAGATGTGCAGGGCAGTTGGGAATGCTTTGCACAAGAACCCGGATTTTGAAAACATTCCATGCTACAGAGTTGTAAACTCCAAGGGAGAACTTGCCGGAGAATACGCTTTTGGAGGTGCCTGGGCTCAGAAAGAATTATTAGAAGCAGATGGAATAGAAGTTATTGATGGTAAGGTTGATCTGTCAAAATATGCGATTGAGATATGA
- a CDS encoding GNAT family N-acetyltransferase — protein MADLLKYASEKGYHIMLNQVRKDNLASMRLHEKLGFESDGYSYRNQKNKEVFLYLKLL, from the coding sequence ATGGCTGACTTGCTGAAGTATGCCTCTGAAAAAGGTTACCACATAATGCTCAATCAGGTGCGTAAAGACAATCTGGCAAGCATGCGACTGCATGAAAAACTTGGCTTTGAGAGTGACGGTTATAGTTATCGGAACCAGAAAAACAAAGAGGTTTTTCTATACTTGAAATTGCTATAA
- a CDS encoding ATP-binding protein — protein MTKAISTSIYSFKDLIENNCIYVDKTKYLYDIISAPKGQFFCSRPRRFGKSLTISTLEAIFCGQKELFKDCYIYNETDYDWKKYPIIRLDFAKANLSSIELLSSWLLQTLNGIAKANGIEVKNTDPALLFGELIEALYKKENQTGVVVLVDEYDKPIMEHLENENEAEMFRNFMETFYQMIKGYEQYERFVFMTGVIKFAKLSIFSKLNSLTDISMDRKYACMFGYTEDELETYFGEYIEALNKQGIYDENRNKLDYASILTTLKRWYDGFRFSPREESVYNPVSIGSFFRNEGIFSNYWFETGTPKVLIKTMQQIQITLDDVRDPIISRDTFSVFDITEFAFSSDGIKNGNARRIIGKQKFLQLLYQTGYMTLGDVPEDGLSDSYYPMRFPNKEVRDSFQKNIVSLFVDEDPADFSATVDLIKRAAREGKSKDIRKYMENIFANIPYTIQIAEEKYYQSIMYTVFLLCGMDIDPEVATNVGRIDAVLDAGEHIYIFEFKFEKTADEALNQIERKKYAEKYLIKAEEKGQTIHKIGVEFSYNKDQRNIIEWVEV, from the coding sequence ATGACCAAAGCGATATCAACTTCGATATATTCTTTTAAAGATTTAATTGAGAATAATTGCATATATGTTGATAAGACCAAATATTTATATGATATTATTTCAGCTCCTAAGGGACAGTTCTTTTGCTCACGTCCCAGAAGATTTGGCAAGAGCCTTACAATTTCTACTCTCGAGGCTATTTTTTGTGGACAAAAGGAATTATTTAAAGATTGCTACATCTATAATGAAACTGATTACGATTGGAAAAAATATCCTATTATTCGATTGGATTTTGCTAAGGCTAATTTAAGTAGTATTGAGTTATTATCTTCATGGCTCTTACAGACTTTGAATGGTATTGCCAAGGCCAACGGGATAGAAGTCAAGAATACAGATCCAGCGCTTTTATTTGGGGAACTTATCGAGGCTTTATATAAAAAAGAGAATCAGACAGGAGTTGTGGTTCTTGTTGATGAATATGATAAGCCTATAATGGAGCATTTGGAAAATGAAAATGAAGCAGAAATGTTCCGCAATTTCATGGAAACATTCTATCAGATGATAAAAGGATACGAGCAGTACGAGCGCTTTGTGTTCATGACAGGGGTTATTAAGTTTGCTAAGCTCTCAATATTTAGTAAACTTAATAGCTTAACAGACATCAGCATGGACAGAAAATATGCATGCATGTTTGGATATACTGAAGATGAATTGGAAACGTATTTTGGTGAGTATATTGAAGCTTTGAATAAGCAGGGAATATATGATGAAAACCGTAATAAGCTAGATTATGCCAGCATTCTCACCACACTTAAGAGATGGTATGACGGTTTTAGATTTTCACCAAGAGAAGAGAGTGTATATAACCCTGTTTCAATAGGATCTTTCTTTAGAAACGAGGGGATTTTTTCAAATTATTGGTTTGAGACAGGAACACCAAAAGTGCTGATAAAGACCATGCAGCAGATACAGATTACGTTGGATGATGTCAGAGACCCTATTATTTCCAGAGATACTTTTAGTGTTTTTGATATTACAGAATTTGCTTTCTCGTCAGATGGAATAAAGAATGGCAATGCCAGAAGAATAATTGGCAAGCAGAAATTCCTACAGTTATTGTATCAAACAGGATACATGACTCTTGGAGATGTTCCTGAGGATGGATTGAGCGATTCATATTATCCTATGCGCTTTCCTAATAAAGAAGTTAGGGATTCGTTTCAGAAAAACATAGTTTCATTGTTTGTTGATGAGGATCCTGCGGATTTTTCTGCAACAGTAGATTTGATAAAACGTGCTGCAAGAGAAGGAAAGAGTAAAGATATTCGCAAATACATGGAAAATATATTTGCGAATATCCCATACACAATCCAAATTGCAGAAGAAAAGTATTATCAATCCATAATGTATACGGTATTTCTGCTCTGTGGAATGGATATTGATCCTGAGGTGGCAACTAATGTAGGAAGAATAGATGCTGTTTTGGATGCCGGTGAGCATATATATATTTTTGAATTTAAGTTTGAAAAAACTGCAGATGAAGCATTGAATCAAATTGAAAGAAAAAAATATGCTGAAAAATATTTAATAAAAGCGGAAGAAAAAGGGCAGACTATTCATAAAATAGGTGTTGAATTTTCATACAACAAGGATCAGAGGAATATCATTGAATGGGTAGAAGTTTAG
- a CDS encoding cupin domain-containing protein, producing the protein MSKRTEFLKNKYSLERHPEGGWFAEVYTSPFDHENRALMGSIYFLLEGADISHFHQIDCDEIWYHHEGCALKITMIIDGKVSESFIGTGEDQTAMAVIPKGAIFAAENLDKDGYCFMSCATTPKFMYDGFRLVDEEEIKSLCPDMFEKVAHLAFSKEEPIV; encoded by the coding sequence ATGAGCAAAAGAACAGAATTTCTCAAAAATAAATATTCATTAGAAAGACATCCTGAAGGAGGATGGTTTGCAGAAGTTTATACTTCTCCGTTTGATCATGAAAACAGAGCTTTAATGGGAAGCATTTATTTCCTTCTAGAAGGAGCTGATATATCTCATTTTCACCAGATCGACTGTGACGAGATCTGGTATCACCATGAGGGATGTGCATTAAAGATCACCATGATAATAGATGGAAAAGTCAGTGAGAGCTTCATAGGTACTGGTGAAGACCAGACTGCCATGGCAGTTATACCCAAAGGTGCCATATTTGCGGCAGAAAACCTTGATAAAGATGGATATTGTTTCATGTCCTGCGCAACAACACCGAAATTTATGTATGACGGCTTCAGACTGGTGGATGAAGAAGAAATAAAGAGTCTGTGCCCGGATATGTTTGAAAAAGTAGCGCATTTAGCGTTCTCTAAGGAAGAGCCGATTGTATGA
- a CDS encoding transposase — MKIMSTYSVKIKEYNHIFKDTIRLYRRAVDFYIDVILNEWDSFLLCPNQNKVVSLAESYSVTSKKRPVVKYDFGMDFYKFPSYLRRAAIAEGYGKVCSYKSNLKNWEILDPRQRGEAPSLPKSGYIYPAMYKENTFNRLDDLHAKLKVFYNNTWDWITVALRKTDVDYIRKHCFLRKECVPTLQKRGKQWFLDFAFEEKVKLSDTDIFDQTILSVDLGINNACTCSVMRADGTVLGRRFLRLPREYDSLKRKTDRIKMAQRHGSQKVSKLWRLACGVNDDIAVKTAKFIVDTAVEYKADTIVFEHLDLNGRKLGSKKMRLHMWKARYVQSMVTDKAHRLGMRISRVNAWGTSRLAFDGSGKVLRGKESSKTKGNYSLCEFSTGKIYNCDLNATYNIGARYFIREIIKTFSATKRQRLLAKVPEAVYRSTCTLSTLISLDAELHAEA, encoded by the coding sequence ATGAAGATCATGTCAACTTATTCAGTAAAGATAAAAGAATACAATCATATATTTAAAGACACGATCAGACTCTATCGCAGAGCTGTAGACTTTTATATTGATGTCATTCTTAATGAATGGGACAGCTTTTTGTTATGCCCCAATCAGAATAAGGTTGTGAGTCTTGCTGAAAGCTATAGCGTAACATCAAAGAAAAGACCTGTAGTAAAGTATGATTTTGGTATGGATTTTTATAAATTTCCATCATACTTAAGAAGGGCAGCCATTGCGGAAGGCTATGGGAAAGTCTGTTCATATAAGTCAAATCTAAAAAACTGGGAGATCCTTGATCCTCGTCAAAGAGGAGAGGCACCATCATTACCAAAGTCAGGATACATATATCCAGCCATGTATAAAGAGAATACATTTAACAGACTTGATGATCTTCATGCAAAGCTTAAGGTCTTTTATAACAATACCTGGGACTGGATCACGGTAGCACTCCGTAAGACAGATGTAGATTATATCAGGAAACACTGCTTTTTGAGAAAAGAATGTGTGCCGACATTGCAAAAGCGTGGAAAGCAGTGGTTTCTTGATTTTGCATTTGAGGAAAAAGTAAAACTTAGTGATACAGACATCTTTGATCAGACAATACTATCTGTAGACCTTGGAATAAATAATGCCTGTACATGCTCAGTAATGCGTGCGGATGGCACGGTCCTTGGAAGACGGTTCCTTCGTCTTCCAAGAGAATACGACTCTCTAAAGCGCAAGACTGATCGCATCAAAATGGCACAGCGTCATGGTTCACAAAAAGTCTCCAAACTCTGGAGGCTTGCTTGTGGTGTCAATGATGACATAGCAGTCAAGACAGCAAAGTTCATTGTTGATACAGCAGTAGAATATAAGGCAGATACAATAGTTTTTGAGCATCTGGATCTTAATGGACGTAAACTAGGATCAAAGAAGATGAGACTTCATATGTGGAAAGCCCGCTATGTACAGTCGATGGTAACTGACAAGGCACACAGACTTGGCATGCGAATATCAAGGGTGAACGCATGGGGAACATCAAGACTTGCATTCGATGGCTCAGGAAAAGTATTACGAGGAAAAGAGTCATCTAAAACAAAAGGTAATTACAGCCTGTGTGAGTTCAGCACAGGAAAGATATATAACTGTGATCTGAATGCAACCTACAATATAGGAGCAAGATATTTTATACGTGAGATAATAAAGACCTTTTCGGCGACGAAAAGGCAGCGGCTTTTGGCTAAAGTTCCAGAGGCCGTGTATAGGAGCACATGCACGTTGTCTACGTTGATTAGTCTGGATGCAGAACTTCACGCTGAGGCGTGA
- a CDS encoding phosphotransferase, whose product MTIEYRQKALEALAHYNITTTEIELLRHNENLTYRVGNEYLLQIHEPTEGFSAEFFYDGVDRVDIYKSELDFQAYLKKQSMQIREAVENRYGELITKLQNGTYVTVSKWLDGESLDKLELNDAICYQIGDMLAHLHQKAKGFRVSPVKTYGKQHCECTKRRFQALENLGLSNEYSLIMQKCCDHAGVVLENVQDEFQMIHGDLSASNILQTPNGLVPIDFSFFGMGHPMYDLAVLFGNIGGSLARRQQMAEGYRNAGGTIRYDVLDACFILTLLDCLGIHYEQWSKQEWFASRMQRWHKENLIPYVQGERIYADDFYLLHVQG is encoded by the coding sequence AAAAGCTTTAGAAGCGTTAGCTCATTACAATATAACAACGACAGAAATAGAATTGCTGAGACACAATGAGAATCTGACCTATCGCGTGGGAAACGAGTATTTGCTGCAAATACATGAGCCGACAGAGGGGTTTTCAGCAGAGTTTTTTTACGACGGTGTTGATCGTGTCGATATATATAAGTCAGAACTTGATTTTCAAGCCTACTTAAAGAAACAGAGTATGCAGATACGCGAAGCTGTTGAAAACCGTTATGGTGAACTCATTACAAAGTTACAGAATGGTACATATGTTACGGTTTCGAAATGGTTGGATGGCGAATCGTTAGACAAGCTTGAGTTGAATGATGCAATCTGCTATCAGATAGGTGATATGCTTGCGCATTTGCATCAGAAGGCAAAGGGATTCCGGGTATCACCTGTAAAAACCTATGGAAAGCAACATTGCGAATGCACGAAAAGGAGATTTCAGGCACTGGAAAATCTGGGATTAAGCAACGAGTATTCTTTAATCATGCAAAAGTGCTGTGATCATGCCGGAGTTGTATTGGAAAACGTGCAGGATGAATTTCAGATGATCCATGGGGATCTGTCTGCATCGAATATCTTGCAAACACCGAATGGACTTGTGCCTATTGATTTTTCTTTTTTCGGTATGGGACATCCGATGTATGATCTTGCTGTTCTGTTTGGAAATATCGGCGGATCATTGGCGCGTAGGCAACAAATGGCAGAAGGATATCGGAATGCAGGCGGTACGATCCGTTACGATGTTTTAGATGCCTGTTTTATACTTACCTTGTTAGATTGTCTCGGAATTCATTATGAACAGTGGAGTAAGCAGGAGTGGTTTGCATCAAGAATGCAACGGTGGCATAAGGAAAACCTGATCCCGTATGTACAGGGAGAGCGCATTTATGCGGATGATTTTTATCTGTTACATGTGCAGGGTTAA
- a CDS encoding DUF6572 domain-containing protein encodes MAIDDPNVIDGMALNKENNALVLLLTDHLSWDGENALSEFDHLNLLQDKINAYISYLESGQYEETYSTEQIAFAIIEIHFKYTITENCEKFLNEVQNQIGQFGIKIEAVITDS; translated from the coding sequence ATGGCAATAGATGATCCGAATGTAATAGACGGAATGGCACTGAATAAGGAAAACAATGCTCTTGTTCTTTTGTTGACAGATCACTTGTCTTGGGATGGTGAAAATGCGTTAAGTGAGTTTGATCATCTTAATCTTTTGCAAGATAAGATTAATGCATACATTTCCTATCTTGAGTCTGGGCAATATGAGGAGACTTATTCTACTGAACAAATCGCCTTTGCAATAATAGAGATTCACTTCAAGTACACTATAACAGAGAATTGCGAGAAATTCCTAAATGAAGTCCAAAATCAGATTGGACAATTTGGAATTAAGATAGAGGCGGTTATCACTGATAGTTAA
- the tnpA gene encoding IS200/IS605 family transposase: MDKIIYTTNISNLTYGRGYVYSLQYHIVWCTKFRKKVLLDGIDNEIKDYLNDLAKEYSFSIMAMEVMPDHIHILVDCKPQFFPSDMIKILKGNTARWLFMKHPELKKQLWGGHLWNPSYCIVTASDRSYDQVKQYIDSQKTR; encoded by the coding sequence ATGGACAAAATAATATATACTACTAATATATCTAATCTTACATATGGTAGAGGATATGTTTATTCTTTGCAGTATCACATAGTATGGTGTACCAAGTTTAGAAAAAAGGTTCTTTTGGACGGGATAGATAACGAGATCAAAGATTATCTTAACGATCTTGCAAAAGAATATTCTTTTTCAATCATGGCCATGGAAGTTATGCCAGATCATATTCATATTCTTGTCGACTGCAAACCGCAGTTTTTCCCATCAGATATGATCAAGATATTAAAAGGGAATACCGCACGATGGTTGTTTATGAAACATCCTGAGTTAAAGAAACAGTTATGGGGCGGACATCTTTGGAATCCGTCCTATTGTATTGTTACGGCCAGTGACAGAAGCTATGATCAGGTGAAGCAGTACATAGATTCACAGAAAACGCGTTAA
- a CDS encoding NAD-dependent epimerase/dehydratase family protein, with amino-acid sequence MKNILVGGGTRYFGIPMVNSLLKNGHDITIATRGNSKPVFDDSVNYVVMDRMDFESVKEALGGQHFDLIIDKIAYSSNDVKALLSNVSCDQYIQMSTCSVYPKEHADIKEDEFKPEEYELHWIDRIKDYQETKRQAERAVFEFMDPANISFVRYPIVMGENDYTKRLDFYIEHIRDQNPMNIDDLDKKMAFIYEKDAGNFIAYLADHFVQGAINGCSKDAVKISDIVGYIEKGLGKKAVISQQGDDAPYNGIEDTLSFSTEKAESIGYRFRELNEWLYPLIDARIKDI; translated from the coding sequence ATGAAGAATATACTTGTTGGTGGTGGAACTAGATATTTTGGTATACCTATGGTTAATAGCTTGCTTAAAAACGGGCATGACATCACGATAGCAACGAGAGGTAATTCAAAGCCGGTATTTGATGACAGTGTAAACTATGTTGTTATGGACAGGATGGACTTTGAAAGTGTTAAAGAGGCGCTTGGCGGACAGCATTTTGATCTGATAATCGACAAGATTGCATATAGCTCAAATGATGTAAAGGCTCTGTTGAGCAACGTAAGCTGTGATCAATATATACAGATGTCCACATGTTCTGTTTATCCTAAGGAACATGCTGATATCAAGGAAGACGAATTCAAACCTGAAGAATATGAACTTCATTGGATAGACAGAATCAAAGACTATCAAGAGACCAAGAGGCAAGCGGAAAGAGCAGTGTTTGAGTTCATGGATCCTGCCAATATTTCTTTTGTCAGATACCCGATTGTTATGGGTGAGAATGATTATACCAAAAGGCTTGATTTCTATATAGAACATATTAGAGATCAAAATCCTATGAACATAGATGATCTTGATAAGAAGATGGCTTTCATATACGAGAAAGATGCTGGTAATTTTATAGCATATCTTGCAGATCATTTCGTGCAAGGAGCGATAAACGGCTGTTCAAAAGATGCAGTTAAAATCTCGGATATTGTCGGATATATAGAAAAAGGTCTTGGTAAGAAGGCAGTGATAAGCCAGCAGGGAGATGATGCTCCATATAACGGTATTGAAGATACACTCAGTTTTAGTACTGAAAAGGCTGAATCAATAGGCTATAGATTCCGTGAGCTTAATGAATGGCTGTATCCGCTAATTGACGCTCGAATAAAGGACATTTAG
- a CDS encoding GNAT family N-acetyltransferase: MNNNIIIREERLTASEYIDFLKRTDLGSQYPKERFEKRIAKLVKNVSISLIARNEEGLIVGTLFGLTDFCYWLYITDLGVDRDYERQGIASRLMKTAHELAGGEKDIAVYLIANENAVPFYEKLGMKKADDVMQYNHIEWTGWTVK, from the coding sequence ATGAATAACAATATCATAATCCGAGAAGAGCGGCTCACCGCCTCGGAATATATAGACTTTCTCAAAAGAACGGATCTTGGTTCTCAGTATCCTAAGGAACGATTTGAGAAGCGGATTGCTAAACTTGTAAAGAACGTCTCCATCAGCCTGATTGCAAGAAACGAAGAAGGCCTGATTGTTGGAACGTTATTTGGCCTTACGGATTTCTGCTATTGGCTGTATATCACAGATCTTGGAGTTGACAGAGACTACGAGAGACAAGGCATAGCATCGAGGCTTATGAAGACAGCGCATGAGCTAGCCGGTGGCGAAAAGGATATAGCTGTTTATCTCATTGCCAATGAAAACGCCGTGCCTTTTTACGAGAAGCTTGGTATGAAAAAGGCAGATGATGTGATGCAGTATAATCATATTGAGTGGACGGGATGGACAGTGAAATAG